The following proteins come from a genomic window of Nitrospira sp.:
- a CDS encoding SSU ribosomal protein S5p (S2e), with the protein MRVNPDELSLKDKVVFINRVAKVVKGGKRFNFCALVVVGDGHGWVGIGKGKAAEVPVAISKAVEQAKKHLVHVPLKGGTIPHEVHGLFGGEHVLLKPAVDGTGIIAGGAVRAVVELVGAHNVIAKTLGRGNPFNTVRATLDGLTQLRNLDDVLRFRRQTTAEGRERATV; encoded by the coding sequence GTGCGAGTCAATCCCGATGAGCTAAGCCTGAAGGACAAGGTCGTATTTATCAATCGTGTCGCGAAAGTTGTAAAAGGTGGAAAGCGTTTCAACTTCTGCGCGCTCGTTGTGGTGGGTGATGGTCATGGGTGGGTTGGAATAGGGAAAGGAAAAGCCGCTGAAGTTCCGGTTGCGATATCAAAGGCGGTCGAACAGGCCAAGAAACACCTCGTTCACGTCCCGCTGAAGGGCGGAACCATCCCGCATGAGGTGCATGGTTTGTTTGGGGGAGAGCATGTGTTGCTAAAGCCTGCCGTCGACGGTACCGGAATCATCGCCGGGGGGGCTGTTCGCGCCGTGGTGGAGCTGGTCGGTGCGCATAACGTCATCGCAAAAACATTGGGTCGCGGAAACCCCTTTAATACGGTTCGTGCAACGCTGGACGGGCTCACTCAATTGAGAAATTTGGATGATGTTCTTCGCTTTCGTCGGCAAACC
- a CDS encoding SSU ribosomal protein S3p (S3e) produces the protein MGQKTHPIGYRLGYNYTWSSRWYAGKDYAKLLHQDVKIRKMVKARLYHAGVSKVEIERSGDQTRVIIHTARPGIIIGRKGAEVDKLKADLEKQYGGQVYITVKEIKKPELDAQLVSENVATQLEKRVAFRRAMKRSVQSALRLGAQGIKIMVAGRLGGAEIARTEWYREGRVPLHTLRAEIDYGFAEAHTTMGQIGVKTWIYKGELLPVQPIKAESSLDRRFG, from the coding sequence ATGGGTCAAAAAACACATCCAATCGGTTATCGACTGGGCTACAACTATACTTGGAGTTCTCGCTGGTACGCCGGAAAAGATTACGCCAAGCTGCTCCATCAAGACGTCAAGATTAGAAAAATGGTCAAAGCGCGGCTGTATCATGCCGGTGTATCGAAAGTCGAGATTGAACGTTCCGGCGATCAAACCAGGGTGATCATTCATACAGCTCGCCCCGGCATCATCATCGGACGCAAGGGGGCTGAAGTCGATAAGTTGAAGGCTGACCTTGAAAAACAGTACGGAGGACAAGTCTACATCACGGTCAAGGAAATCAAGAAGCCTGAGCTTGATGCACAGCTGGTGAGCGAAAATGTCGCAACTCAGCTCGAGAAACGTGTGGCTTTCCGGAGGGCCATGAAACGAAGCGTTCAGTCTGCTCTGAGGCTTGGTGCTCAGGGAATCAAGATCATGGTGGCCGGCCGTCTGGGGGGCGCCGAAATCGCCAGGACGGAGTGGTATCGAGAAGGGCGTGTGCCGCTGCATACGCTCCGCGCCGAGATAGATTATGGGTTTGCCGAAGCACACACGACAATGGGACAGATCGGGGTGAAGACCTGGATCTACAAAGGAGAGCTTCTTCCTGTTCAGCCTATCAAGGCCGAATCATCTTTAGATCGACGGTTTGGGTGA
- a CDS encoding SSU ribosomal protein S19p (S15e) — MPRSVSKGAFVDGHLLKKVEQMNQTKDRKLIKTWSRRSTVVPDMIGHTFAVHNGKKFIPVFVTENMVGHKLGEFAPTRFFKGHGQAKTEKAVALK; from the coding sequence ATGCCTAGATCGGTAAGCAAAGGTGCATTTGTCGACGGCCATCTCCTTAAAAAAGTCGAGCAGATGAACCAGACGAAGGATCGCAAGTTGATCAAAACCTGGTCGCGGCGATCGACAGTCGTTCCCGACATGATCGGCCATACGTTTGCGGTCCATAACGGGAAAAAGTTCATCCCCGTGTTCGTGACCGAGAACATGGTCGGTCATAAACTGGGCGAATTTGCACCGACTCGGTTTTTCAAGGGGCATGGCCAAGCTAAGACGGAAAAAGCTGTCGCCCTGAAGTAA
- a CDS encoding LSU ribosomal protein L24p (L26e) translates to MEALRKSRIRKGDTVVVVSGRERGKTGKVLSIDLRAGKVVVEKLNVIKRHTKPNQKAKQGGILEREAPLQISNVMFFCPVTRKPTRIGIRVLEDGRRVRFSKKSNETVE, encoded by the coding sequence GTGGAAGCACTCCGAAAGAGCAGAATTCGTAAAGGGGACACTGTCGTCGTGGTTTCCGGTCGTGAACGAGGCAAGACCGGGAAGGTCCTGTCGATCGACCTGCGTGCCGGGAAGGTGGTCGTGGAGAAGCTGAATGTCATCAAGCGACACACAAAGCCGAATCAAAAGGCTAAGCAGGGGGGAATTCTTGAACGAGAGGCACCTCTTCAGATTTCCAACGTCATGTTTTTCTGCCCGGTCACACGGAAGCCTACTCGAATAGGGATTCGGGTTTTGGAAGACGGGCGGCGAGTGCGCTTCAGTAAAAAATCCAATGAGACTGTGGAATAG
- a CDS encoding LSU ribosomal protein L14p (L23e) has protein sequence MIQNYTYMDVADNSGAKQAMCFHVFGGTRRRYASLGDVVVVAVKEAIPQASVKKGDVSRAVIVRTTKEVRREDGSYIKFDRNACVLINKEGEPIGTRIFGPVARELRWKKFMKIISLAPEVL, from the coding sequence ATGATTCAGAACTATACATATATGGACGTGGCCGATAATTCTGGCGCGAAACAGGCCATGTGTTTTCATGTGTTCGGAGGGACGAGACGGCGCTATGCATCGCTAGGCGATGTCGTGGTGGTGGCGGTCAAGGAGGCAATCCCACAGGCGAGCGTGAAGAAGGGGGATGTGAGTCGGGCCGTCATTGTCCGAACGACCAAGGAGGTTCGTCGGGAAGATGGGTCCTACATTAAGTTTGACCGAAATGCGTGTGTCTTAATCAACAAAGAGGGCGAGCCCATTGGAACACGTATCTTCGGTCCCGTTGCCCGCGAGCTTCGTTGGAAGAAATTCATGAAGATCATTTCTTTGGCACCTGAAGTTTTGTAG
- a CDS encoding LSU ribosomal protein L22p (L17e): MTEAHAILRFVRVAPRKAKPVIDMIRGRQVPMALAILKHTPRHAARVVEKIVRSAVANAELKELGDSESMVISKAFVDCGPTYKRVRARSMGRANAIQKRTSHITVVVAAPETQGKRK; encoded by the coding sequence ATGACTGAAGCACATGCAATTCTAAGATTTGTCCGTGTTGCGCCACGCAAAGCCAAGCCCGTGATCGATATGATTCGCGGAAGGCAGGTCCCGATGGCGTTGGCTATTCTGAAGCACACTCCTCGCCATGCTGCGCGAGTGGTTGAAAAAATCGTTCGTTCTGCTGTGGCAAATGCTGAACTGAAAGAGTTGGGCGATAGTGAATCCATGGTGATCTCCAAGGCATTTGTCGATTGCGGTCCAACGTATAAGCGTGTACGTGCGAGGTCTATGGGGCGGGCCAATGCCATTCAAAAACGCACGAGTCACATTACGGTCGTCGTGGCGGCACCGGAAACGCAGGGCAAGAGGAAATAG
- a CDS encoding SSU ribosomal protein S17p (S11e) — MAEMVKRRHWYGDVVSNKMQKTVVVVVSRSVVHPVYKKVLRRVTRLKAHDERGVCKVGDRVKLVQTRPLSKEKNWRVVQVMEKGQPER, encoded by the coding sequence ATGGCTGAGATGGTAAAGCGTCGCCATTGGTACGGCGACGTCGTCAGTAACAAGATGCAAAAGACGGTCGTCGTCGTGGTATCGAGGTCGGTCGTTCATCCCGTCTATAAGAAGGTTCTGAGGCGGGTGACAAGACTGAAAGCTCACGATGAACGTGGCGTGTGTAAAGTGGGAGATCGGGTCAAGCTCGTGCAGACCAGACCTCTGAGCAAAGAAAAGAACTGGCGCGTTGTTCAAGTCATGGAAAAGGGTCAACCCGAAAGGTAA
- a CDS encoding LSU ribosomal protein L29p (L35e) has translation MALDTKELQQLGADELIGKEKQLLQELFNLRFQFGSGRLENPMQIRKTKRDIARVKTVLRQVKARAEG, from the coding sequence ATGGCGTTGGACACCAAAGAGCTCCAGCAGCTGGGGGCGGATGAGCTTATAGGCAAAGAAAAGCAGCTTCTGCAGGAGCTGTTCAATCTACGCTTTCAGTTCGGCTCCGGGCGGCTTGAGAATCCCATGCAAATACGGAAAACGAAACGGGATATTGCGCGGGTGAAAACTGTTCTTCGGCAAGTGAAGGCCCGAGCAGAGGGCTAA
- a CDS encoding LSU ribosomal protein L16p (L10e), which yields MLAPKKVKFRKMQKGRMTGKAYRGGQITLGEFGLKALEPGWVTSRQIEAARIAITRYVKRGGQVWTRIFPDKPITKKPAETRMGKGKGNPEYWVAVVKPGRILYEMDGVTSEIAREAFRLASHKLPIATKLVVRGEFG from the coding sequence GTGTTAGCGCCTAAGAAAGTCAAATTCAGAAAAATGCAAAAAGGCCGGATGACGGGTAAGGCCTACCGTGGGGGGCAGATTACCCTAGGTGAGTTTGGTCTGAAGGCATTGGAACCGGGCTGGGTGACCAGTCGACAAATTGAGGCGGCACGTATTGCTATTACCCGGTATGTGAAACGGGGAGGACAGGTGTGGACACGCATTTTCCCCGACAAGCCGATCACGAAAAAACCGGCGGAAACTCGAATGGGAAAAGGGAAGGGCAATCCTGAATACTGGGTTGCTGTTGTGAAGCCCGGTCGGATTCTTTATGAGATGGACGGAGTGACCTCCGAAATCGCTCGAGAGGCGTTTCGCCTTGCTTCGCACAAGTTGCCGATCGCCACGAAATTGGTCGTTCGCGGCGAGTTTGGGTAA
- a CDS encoding LSU ribosomal protein L18p (L5e) — MNAADKVRQLDRRRRRVRRVILGTGERPRLNVFRSSAHIYAQIIDDIRGTTLAAASSLDKSLRQSLKSTGGIEAAKAVGKLIADRAKAAKVSTVVFDRGGRMYHGRIKALADASREEGLQF, encoded by the coding sequence ATGAATGCCGCAGACAAAGTTCGACAGCTTGACAGACGACGTCGGCGAGTGAGGCGTGTGATTCTGGGCACAGGAGAACGGCCCCGTCTGAACGTATTTAGGAGCTCGGCTCATATTTATGCTCAGATTATCGATGATATTCGAGGCACGACTCTGGCGGCCGCATCATCCTTGGACAAGTCATTACGTCAGTCTCTCAAGTCGACCGGTGGGATTGAAGCAGCCAAGGCGGTAGGGAAATTGATTGCCGATCGTGCCAAGGCCGCCAAAGTGAGCACTGTGGTTTTTGATCGAGGCGGCCGGATGTACCACGGCCGAATCAAGGCGCTTGCAGATGCGTCGCGTGAAGAGGGCTTGCAATTTTAG
- a CDS encoding LSU ribosomal protein L6p (L9e), which yields MSRIGKKPIAIPSGVEVKVGGSSVSVKGPLGKLDWSLMQGVDVAVNGSRVVVGRSSDDRKLRALHGLTRAELSNMIHGVTKGYERSLEITGVGYKTQIQGRTLSFNVGYINPVLYEVPTGIDVKVDKQTLINIKGIDKRLVGQVAADLRAIKPPDVYKQKGVRYAGETLRKKEGKTGK from the coding sequence ATGTCCCGCATTGGAAAAAAGCCGATTGCAATTCCGAGTGGAGTCGAAGTCAAAGTTGGCGGATCATCCGTGTCCGTCAAAGGCCCATTAGGCAAACTGGATTGGTCGCTCATGCAAGGGGTGGACGTTGCCGTCAATGGTAGCCGTGTCGTTGTGGGACGTTCGAGCGATGATCGCAAACTGAGGGCGTTGCACGGATTGACACGTGCGGAATTGAGCAACATGATCCATGGGGTGACGAAGGGGTACGAACGTTCGCTTGAAATCACCGGGGTGGGTTACAAGACACAAATTCAGGGTCGGACATTAAGTTTCAATGTGGGCTATATCAATCCAGTGCTCTATGAGGTGCCGACGGGTATCGATGTGAAAGTGGACAAGCAGACGCTCATCAATATCAAGGGAATTGATAAACGCTTGGTGGGTCAGGTGGCGGCTGATCTGCGAGCCATTAAGCCGCCGGATGTCTATAAGCAAAAGGGTGTTCGCTACGCGGGCGAGACATTGCGCAAGAAAGAAGGCAAGACCGGGAAATAG
- a CDS encoding LSU ribosomal protein L5p (L11e), translating into MAKEPKNRSNKPSERKSPKKESAPQLDQGSEESKFRPRLRDMYEQQVIPALMKEFGYKNVMQVPKLERVVLNVGMGEAIQNVKLLESAVTELGMITGQKPVVTRAKKAIAGFKLRQGLPIGAKVTLRSRRMYEFFDRLVTLALPRIRDFRGVSPKAFDGRGNYTLGLKEQLIFPEIKYDEVASIHGMDITVVTTARTNDEGKALLKHLGMPFRA; encoded by the coding sequence ATGGCCAAGGAACCGAAAAACCGATCCAATAAACCGTCTGAGCGAAAATCGCCCAAGAAAGAGTCTGCCCCGCAATTAGACCAGGGAAGCGAGGAGTCTAAGTTCCGACCACGGCTTCGCGATATGTACGAACAACAAGTAATCCCGGCGCTCATGAAGGAGTTTGGGTACAAGAACGTGATGCAGGTTCCCAAGCTTGAGCGTGTAGTGCTCAACGTCGGAATGGGTGAGGCCATTCAGAATGTGAAACTCTTGGAAAGTGCAGTGACGGAATTGGGAATGATCACCGGCCAAAAACCGGTCGTGACTCGAGCCAAAAAAGCCATCGCCGGATTCAAGCTCAGACAAGGATTGCCCATCGGCGCCAAGGTGACGCTCCGTAGCCGACGGATGTATGAGTTTTTTGATCGACTGGTGACATTGGCGCTTCCCCGGATACGAGACTTCCGCGGCGTCTCTCCGAAGGCCTTTGATGGTCGGGGGAACTATACGCTTGGTTTAAAAGAGCAGCTCATCTTCCCTGAAATCAAGTACGATGAAGTCGCCTCGATCCACGGGATGGATATCACGGTTGTCACTACAGCCAGAACGAACGATGAAGGCAAAGCTCTTTTGAAGCACCTGGGTATGCCGTTCCGTGCCTGA
- a CDS encoding SSU ribosomal protein S8p (S15Ae), protein MVTDPIGDLLVRLKNGAQRRYETVTVPTSKLKRAILEILRKEGYVDGIEDGVHDGHPVLTVRLRYVGEGQPMITGLERVSKPGRRVYVGSQDIKKVRNGIGVSILSTSKGIMTDQESRKSRVGGEVLCSVW, encoded by the coding sequence ATGGTTACCGATCCAATCGGCGATCTTCTGGTTCGTTTAAAGAATGGCGCTCAACGCCGTTATGAAACGGTCACGGTTCCTACCTCAAAGCTGAAGCGTGCCATTTTGGAGATCTTGAGGAAGGAAGGCTATGTTGATGGCATCGAGGATGGAGTCCATGACGGGCACCCCGTTCTTACTGTGCGTCTTCGATACGTGGGCGAGGGGCAACCTATGATCACCGGGCTGGAGCGTGTCAGTAAACCGGGGCGACGAGTCTATGTCGGCAGCCAGGATATCAAGAAAGTCCGCAATGGGATCGGTGTGTCCATCCTTTCTACCTCAAAAGGGATCATGACCGACCAAGAATCTCGTAAGAGTCGTGTTGGGGGTGAAGTGCTCTGCTCGGTATGGTAA
- a CDS encoding LSU ribosomal protein L2p (L8e) — protein MGLKSYRPTSPGRRGMTAVVTEELTNKKPEKSLTAFHLRSGGRNNDGRMTVRFRGGGHKRLYRTIDFLRDKVGVLARVEAIEYDPNRSARIALLKYRDGEKRYILAPVGLSVNDEIQSGPQAEIRPGNALPLVNMPLGTTIHNLELKVGKGGQLIRSAGGFAQVMGRDGDYVQVRLKSGEMRRILGTCMATVGQVGNVDHENISVGKAGRSRWKGKRPHVRGVVMNPVDHPHGGGEGKSGQGNPHPVSPWGLPTKGYKTRQNKKTDKFIIARRKSGVRNA, from the coding sequence ATGGGGCTGAAATCGTATCGTCCAACGTCTCCAGGTCGCCGGGGCATGACGGCCGTCGTGACTGAGGAGTTAACCAACAAGAAACCGGAGAAATCGCTGACTGCTTTTCATCTCCGAAGTGGTGGGCGGAACAACGATGGTCGGATGACCGTCCGATTTCGTGGTGGAGGGCACAAGCGACTCTATCGCACGATCGATTTCTTACGCGATAAAGTTGGAGTTTTGGCTCGGGTGGAAGCTATTGAGTACGATCCAAATCGATCCGCAAGAATCGCACTCTTGAAGTATCGAGACGGAGAGAAGCGGTATATCTTGGCTCCTGTCGGGCTGAGCGTGAATGATGAAATACAATCCGGTCCCCAGGCGGAGATTCGACCGGGGAATGCCCTTCCATTGGTGAATATGCCTCTTGGTACGACCATTCACAATCTTGAATTGAAGGTCGGCAAGGGAGGTCAGTTGATTCGAAGTGCCGGCGGGTTCGCGCAGGTCATGGGGCGGGATGGCGATTATGTGCAGGTGCGCCTCAAGTCAGGAGAAATGCGTAGGATCTTGGGGACTTGTATGGCGACTGTCGGACAGGTCGGTAATGTTGATCACGAGAACATCAGCGTCGGGAAGGCCGGGAGGAGTCGCTGGAAAGGAAAAAGGCCGCATGTGCGAGGGGTGGTGATGAACCCAGTCGACCATCCTCATGGAGGTGGCGAGGGGAAATCCGGGCAGGGAAATCCACACCCTGTTTCTCCATGGGGTCTTCCGACCAAGGGCTATAAGACCAGACAGAACAAAAAAACGGACAAGTTTATTATCGCTCGACGTAAGTCAGGAGTGCGCAATGCCTAG